The Streptomyces racemochromogenes DNA segment CATGTAGGCGGGGGTGCCCGCCACACCGGGGGTGGTGCCGCGGCCCGCCGCGATCCCGAAGTCCACCAGCTTGGAGGAGCCGTCGGGCGCGACCAGCACGTTCTCCGGCTTGTAGTCGCGGTGCACGACGCCCGCCCGGTGGGCCGCGGCCAGTCCGAGCAGGGAGCCCTTCAGCACCACCAGGGCGGCCTCGGCGTCCGCCCGGCCGGTCTCCCGCAGCACGGCGCGCAGGGAGATCCCGTCGACCAGCTCCATCACGATCGCCGCGCCGGCCGGGGCCTCCACGTACTCGTACAGGCCCACCACGTACGGCGACACGAGCCCGCCCAGCAGCCGGGCCTCGGCGCGGAACTCCCGGACGAAGGCGGGGTCCTCGCGCATCCGGTCGCTGAGGTACTTCACCGCGACGGCCGTGCCGGTGGCGTCGTGGAGCGCGAGCACGACCCGGCCGCTGCCGCCCGCGCCGAGTTCACGGACCTCGGTGTAACCGGGTACCGTCCAGCCGTTGCCCATCATGCGCCCCCGTCCGTGGCGTCACCGGCCGCCCGCGGGCGGCCGGCCGGTCGTCCCCCGACCGGCCACCTGCTGGGACACTTTTCCGCCACGGCCGGTTCCCAATCCGGCGCGCGTCCCGCATGCCGGTCAGGCCGCCGCCGACACCGCCCCGATCATCGCGTGCAGCCGGTCGGCCGCCGCCCGCCCGAAGGACGGGTCGTTGATGTGGGTGTCGTAGTCGAACAGCCGGGCCGCACTGCCCCGCAACCCCTCGCGCAGCGCCGAGAACAGCGCCAGGTCCGCACGGGGGTCGTGGTACGGGCCGCCCGGCGCGCCGAGCGTGGACAGCCCGCGCAGCGGGACGCAGACCGCCGTCGGCCCGGTCGCGGCGCGCAGTTTCGCTGCGACCCGCCGCCCCAGCTCCGCGCACTCCGACTCGGTCGTACGGATCACCGTGATCGAGGGGTTGTGGACGCGGACCCGCCGGTAGCGGGCCCTTTCGGGCAGGCTCTCCAGCGGCCCGAACTTCACCATGTCCAGCGCCCCCAGGCTCACCACCTGCGGCACTCCGGCCCGTCCGGCGGCGCTGAGCCGGTCGGGGCCGGCGGTGAGGATGCCGCCGCACAGGTCGTCGGCGAGCTCGCTCAGGGTCAGGTCCAGCACCCCCGCGAACACCCCCTGCCCGGCGAGGGTCTCCAGGGTGCGGCCGCCCGCGCCGCTGACGTGGAAGACCAGGACCTCGTACCCCAGCTCCTCCAGCCGCTCCCGGGCCGCGTCCACGCCGATGGTGGTCACCCCGGCCATGCTCGCCGCGACCAGGGGCCGCGAGCCCGAGCCCAGGCGGGCCGGCCTGCTGCGGTCCAGCGCGGCGCGCGCGTAGCCCTTCGCCATCCCGGCGACGGCCTCCGCGGCGTTGGCCAGCACCGGGGCCGAGACGCTGTTGATCCCGGCGATGTCCACCACGCTGTACATCATCGTGATGTCCGCCGAGCCCACGTACGGGGAGACGTCCCCGGACGCCATCGAGGAGACCATCACCTTCGGCACGCCCAGGGGCAGCGCCCGCATCGCCCGGGTCGCTATGGAGGTGCCGCCGCTGCCCCCGATCGCGAGGACGCCGTGCAGCCGGCCCTCGGCGTGCAGGCGTAACAGGGTCGCCTCGGCGCCCCGGGCCATCGTGGTCACGGCCGCGCCCCTGTCGGCGGCCGCGCGCAGTTCCGTCAGGTCCGTGCCCGCCGCCCGCGCCACCGCTTCGCGCGGCACGTCGGCGGGCACCCGGGGTTCTCCCATGATCCCCGTGTCCACCAGCACCACTTCGACGCCGGCGCGCAGCAGCCTCTCGCGCAGCCAGCCGTACTCGACACCCTTGGTGTCCAGGGTTCCCACCAGCACGACGTTCGTCATATGTGCAATGTCCACGCAGGTGGGGTTTGTTGGCAAGTAAAGGTCAGGTCAATCCGCCAATAGTGCCAACAATCGTTCCAGGAACGGAATTTGACCGACAATCAGCTTGTTCCGTGCGATCGGGGGAGTGAACCAGGCCACCCGGTCCAGCTCGGGGAACTCCCGCTCGACCCCCGAGTGCGGGGGCCACTCCATCGTGAAGGTGCCCGGCACCGTCAGCGCCGGGTCCAGGTCCGCCTCCACCGCCCAGATGGTCACCAGCTTCCCGCTGCTCAGCCGGACGTCCCCCAGCGGCAGGTAGTCCCCCTCCGGCGGCGGCACCCCCAGCTCCTCCGTGAACTCCCGGCGGGCCGCGTCCCGGGGCGTCTCGTCGGGCCCGTACTCGCCCTTCGGGATCGCCCAGCCCCCGGCGTCCCGCCCGGCCCACAGCGGACCGCCCATGTGGCCGAGCAGCACCTCGACCCCCTGCTCCGCGGTCCGGCGGAACAACAGCAGGCCGGCGCTCTGCCTGTACCTCTTCGCTTCCGTCACGGAGGCCATACATGCCCCGCCGGCGCCCCGCTCAGTGATCGGGGCGCCCATCGGGGCGTCCGCCGGTGCGCGTGCGTCGGTGCGCGTGCGTCAGTGCGCGTGCGGGCCCTCGCGGTGCACCGGCCCGTGGGCGTCCGCGCAGTGCGGGTCCGCGCCCGTGTCCTCACCCGGCCGGCCCACCGACAGCAGGGCGTCCTGGACGTGGTCGACCTGGAGGGTGGTGTGCGTGATCCCGTACTCCTTCGCCAGCAGCAGCTCCAGCTCCCGGCGCACCGCGTGGCAGTCGCCCGCCGGCTCCACCAGCACGTGCGCGGACAGGGCCGCCTGCCCGGAGGTGATCGTCCAGATGTGCAGGTCGTGGACCTCGGTCACCGGCACGTGGGCGACGAGGCGGTCGCCGACCGCGTCCGGGTCCACGTGCGCCGGCGCGGCCTCCAGGAAGATCCGCCCCGACTCCCGGACCAGCCCGTAGCCCGCCTTCACCATCAGCACCACCACCACGAGCGTGGCGATCGCGTCGGCCTGCACGAAACCGGTCGTCAGCACGATCAGACCGGACACCGCCGTCCCGATGAAGGCGAACAGGTCGTTCAGGATGTGCTGGTAGGCGCCCTCCACGGCCAGCGAGGACCGGTTCGCCCGGGAGATGCACCAGGCCGCGCCCACGTTCACCACGATCCCGGCCAGCGCCGTCACCAGCACCAGCCCGCCCTCCACCGGCGGCGGGTCCAGCAGCCTGCGCACCGCCTCGTACGCCAGCCACACCGCGAGCAGCAGCAGCGTCAGACCGTTGGCCTGCGCGGAGAGTATCTCCGCCCGCTTGAGGCCGTACGTGAACCCGCCCCGCGCCGGACGTGCCGCAAGCCGCATCGCGATCAGCGCGAGGACGATCGAGACGGCGTCCGTCAGCATGTGCGCGGCGTCGGAGATCAGGGCCAGCGAATGGGCCATCACGCCGATGACCACCTCGACGGCCATGAAACCGCCGATCAGGGCGAGCGCGATCGCCAGCCAGCGGCGGTCGGCGTCCGGGTCCACGCCGTGGCTGTGCCCGCCCGGACCGTGGCCGTGCCCGTCGTGCCCGTGCCCGGCGTGGCCCGCCCCGGTGTGCTCGTGCGCGTGGTCGTGGTCGTGCCGGCTCATGGCTTCCCCCGTTTGTTCGGTTCCGACGCGTGAAGTGAAGCGCACCGCGCCGAGATCGGCAAAGGCTGCAACGGGGACCGTTGTCATTCTCCATAAGAACCCTCTGACCTGCGGCGATGCCCCTCCTGCCGGTTGCCGCGGTTCGTGGGAAAATCTGTCCATGGTCCAGCGGCCCGGTGCGGCGACCGCGCCCGAACTCGTCCTGGAAACCGCCATGGGCTCCACCGAGATGAGCCCGGGCCGGAGCTACCGCGTCGGCCGCGACCCCCTCTGCGAGATCTGCCTCGACGACGACCGCGTCTCCTGGCACCACGCCGTCCTGCGCCCCGAGGGCGACCACTGGACCCTGGAGGACGAGCACAGCACCAACGGCACCTGGGCCGACGGGCACCGCGTCCACGAATGGGCCGTCGGACCCGGCAGCGAACTGCGCTTCGGCAGCGCCCAGGACGGCCCGCGCGCCCTCCTCAGCAGCCGCACGCCTCCCCGAGCCGCCGCCTCCCGCCCCTCCGCAGTCGCCGACCCGGCCATGACCGGAACCTTCCGCAGCCCCACCAGCGTCCGGCCACTGCCCGCCCGCACCACCGTCCGCATCGGCCGCGACCCCGGCAACGACCTCGTCGTCGACGACCTCGTCGTCTCCCGCAGGCACGCCGAACTGCGCGCCCTCCCCGACGGCACGTACGAGATCGCCGACCTCGGCAGCCACAACGGCACCTACCTCAACGGCACCCCCGTCGACGTCGCCCCCCTCACCGACGGCGACATCGTCGGCATCGGCCACAGCGCCTTCTGCCTCGTCGGCGACCAGCTCCAGGAGTACACCGACACCGGCGAGGTCTCCCTCGACGTCCAGGACCTCGCCGTCGCCGTCGACCACGGCCGCAAGACCCTCCTCGACCACGTCTCCTTCCCCGTCGCCACCCGGTGCCTGCTCGCCGTCGTCGGCCCCAGCGGCGCCGGGAAGTCCACCCTCCTCGGCGCCCTCACCGGACTGCGCCCCGCCGACCACGGCACCGTCCTCTACGACGGCCGCGACCTCTACCGCGACTACGCCGAACTGCGCTCCCGCATCGGACTCGTCCCCCAGGACGACATCCTGCACGCCCAGCTCACCGTCCGCCGCGCCCTCGCCTACGCCGCCGAACTGCGCTTCCCGCAGGACACCGGCAAGGCCGAACGCCTCGCCAGGGTCGACGAGGTCATCGGCGAGCTCGGCCTCGGGCAGCGCGCCGACCAGCCCATCCACAGCCTCTCCGGCGGCCAGCGCAAACGCGTCTCCGTCGCCCTGGAACTGCTGACCAAGCCCTCCCTGCTCTTCCTCGACGAACCCACCTCCGGCCTCGACCCGGGCATGGACCGCTCCGTCATGCACATGCTGCGCGGCCTCGCCGACGACGGCCGCACCGTCATCGTCGTCACCCACAGCGTCCTCAGCCTCGACGTCTGCGACCGCCTCCTCGTCCTCGCCCCCGGCGGCCGCGTCGCCTGGTACGGGCCGCCCGGCGAGACCCTCGGCTTCTTCGGCTTCGACCAGTGGCCCGAGGCCTTCGAGGCCTTCGAGAACCAGCGCGACCGCGACTGGGCCGGCCAGTACGAGGCCTCGCCCCAGCACCGCAGGTACGTGACGGGCCCCGGCCGCCGCCCCCGCGCCCCCGACGCCGCACCCCCCGGACCGGCCGGCTTCGCCGAGCCGCCGCCCCAGCCGCAGAGCCGGCGCGCCCAGCTCTCCACCCTGGTCCGCCGCTACGCCACCGCCCTCGGCGCCGACCGCACCTTCCTCGTCATCATGGTCGCGCTGCCGTTCGTGATGGGCGCCATGACCCGCGCCCTGGCCGGCAGCGCCCTCACCCAGGAGACCGCCATCAACGCCCTGCTCATCCTGTGCGTCGGCGGCGTACTGACCGGAGCCGCCAACGCGGTCCGCGAACTCGTCAAGGAACGGGTCATCTACCAGCGCGAACGCGCCGTCGGCCTGTCCAGGGGCGCCTACCTGCTGTCCAAGGTGGCCGTCCTCGGCGCGATCACCGTCGCCCAGGCCGTCGTCCTCACCCTCGTCGGCCTGTTCGGGGTACGGCTCGTACCCCCGGGCTCCACCGGGGTCTTCCTGCCCCCCCTCGTCGAGATCACCCTGGCCGTCGCCCTGCTGTCCTTCACCGCCATGACCCTCGGCCTGCTGGTCTCCGCCCTGGTCAGGAAGGAGGAGGTCACCATGCCCCTGCTGGTCCTCCTCGCCATCGTGCAGGTGGTCTTCTGCGGGGCTCTGCTCCAGCTCGACGGCGTACCCGTCATCGGGCAGCTCGCCTGGCTCGTACCCTCCCGCTGGGCGCTCGGCGCCATGGCGGGCACCATCGACCTCGGCAGGACCGTCCCCGGCCCCCTCACCGACGACCCCCTCTTCGCCCACTCGGCCGGGGTCTGGCTGCTGGACGTCGGCATGCTCGCCGCCCTCTCCGTGCTCTTCACGGTGCTCGTCGCCCGGCTGCTGCGCCGCCACGAGCCGGCCGTGATGCGGAAGTAGGCCCCGGCGATGACCGACTCCCCGGAGCCCGCGGCCTTCCGCCCCACCCACGTGGTCCCCCAGGACGGACTGCCCGCCTGGGAAGCCCCCGACGTCTCCCGGCCCACCGCCGCCCTCGACCCCTTCCTCCCCGTCCGCCTGCTGTCCCGGCGCGGCGAATGGGGGGAGGTCCTGTGCTCCAACGGCTGGTCCGCCTGGGTCGACGCACGCCTCCTCGTCGCGGTGCCCCAGCCCCCGCCGACCACCGGCCGGCCCCTCGAACGCACCGACGACCCCGAACCGCTCCTCACCCGGACGGCCGACACCCTCGACCGCTACCGCCGGGCCCTGCGCGAGACCGCCCCCGGCGCCGCCGGCGACGGCTTCCGGCAGGCCGTACGGGGCCTGCGCGCCGGGATCGTCATCGACGGCGAGTCCGTGTGGCTGTACGAGGAGGCGGAGGGACGGTGGCTGTACGCCGACGGGGGCCGCCCGACCACCTACGCGGTCGTCTCGCAGCCGGGAGCCCCGCCCGCCCCGGAGCCGGAGCCCGGCGGGGCGGACACCGGCGCGCGGGCCGCCCTACGGGAGACACCGCACGACCCCACGCGCGTCGCCGACCGCCCCGACGGGGGAGGGGGCCCATGACGGACCTCGGACCACCCGCCGGACTGACCGGCACGCGGTTCGCCGGCTACCTCGTCGAGGAGGAGATCGGGCGCGGCGGGATGGCCGTCGTCTACCGGGCCCGCGACCTGCGCCTGGACCGGACGGTCGCACTGAAACTGCTGGCCCCCCAGCTCGCCCGCAACGACACCTTCCGCCGGCGCTTCACCCACGAGTCCAAGGTCGCCGCCGCCATCGACCACCCGCACATCGTGCCCGTCTTCGAGGCCGGCGAGACGGACGGCATCCTCTACATCGCCATGCGCTACGTCGCCGGGCAGGACCTGCGGGCCCTGCTCGACCGCACCGGCCCGCTGCCCGTGGACACCGCCGCCCGCATCGCCGCCCAGGTCGCCTCCGCGCTCGACGCGGCCCACGCCCACGACCTGGTCCACCGGGACGTCAAACCCGGCAACGTCCTCGTCGCCGAGGGCACCGACAGCGAGCACCCCGAACACGTCTACCTCACGGACTTCGGCCTGACGAAGAAGTCCCTCTCGCTCACCGGGTTCACCAGCGTCGGACAGTTCGTCGGGACCCTCGACTACGTCGCGCCCGAGCAGATCGCCGGGAAGCCGGTCGACGGGCGCTGCGACGTCTACAGCCTCGGCTGCGTGGTCCACGAGATGCTCACCGGCGGCCCGCCCTTCCGGCGCGAGGACGACATGGCCCTGCTCTGGGCCCACCAGTACGACCCCCCGCCCGCCCCGAGCGAACGCCGCCCGGAACTCCCGGCGGCCGTGGACGAGGTGCTGGCCAAGGCCCTCGCGAAGCCGCCCGGGGAACGGTGGGGCAGCTGCCTGGAGTTCACCGCCGCACTGCGCCGGGCCGCCGCCGGGTCGCCCCGCGGCCCCCGGGAGCGGCAGGAGCAGGGCCCGCCGTCCCCGCCGCCGCGCTGGGCCCTCCCGGTGTTCCGGCGACGGGAGCGCAGCGGCTAGCCGACCCGGCCCGGGTGGCGCAGGGGGCGGGCCAGGAGGGCGCCGAGGAAGCCGGCCACCGCACCCCACAGCACCGCAAGGCCGGTGGTGCGCCAGAGGTACGGGGTGAGCTCGACCCGGCCCCCCGGCCCGGAGACGTCCCCGAGCCCCAGCAGCGACAGACCGAACCGGGCCTGCACCCCGGCCAGCAGACACACCGTCAGCGTCGCCAGGCCCACCGCCACCGCCAGGTGCGCCGCGTGCTGCCAGGGCCGGACCCGCGCGGGGGAGCGTACGGCGGCCAGCACGCCCGTGCCGAGCAGCGCGACGGCGGCCGCCACGACCAGCCACCACGCCCGCGGGTCGCGCTCCGCCAGCGAGGCCACGTCGACCGTGGACGGCACGGGCCCGCGCAGGACCTGGTCCAGCAGCGGCGGCACCGGCAGGCCGAACGGCCCCTCGGCCACGCCGCGCCAGGCGCCGCCGAAGCCGACGGT contains these protein-coding regions:
- a CDS encoding Tm-1-like ATP-binding domain-containing protein gives rise to the protein MTNVVLVGTLDTKGVEYGWLRERLLRAGVEVVLVDTGIMGEPRVPADVPREAVARAAGTDLTELRAAADRGAAVTTMARGAEATLLRLHAEGRLHGVLAIGGSGGTSIATRAMRALPLGVPKVMVSSMASGDVSPYVGSADITMMYSVVDIAGINSVSAPVLANAAEAVAGMAKGYARAALDRSRPARLGSGSRPLVAASMAGVTTIGVDAARERLEELGYEVLVFHVSGAGGRTLETLAGQGVFAGVLDLTLSELADDLCGGILTAGPDRLSAAGRAGVPQVVSLGALDMVKFGPLESLPERARYRRVRVHNPSITVIRTTESECAELGRRVAAKLRAATGPTAVCVPLRGLSTLGAPGGPYHDPRADLALFSALREGLRGSAARLFDYDTHINDPSFGRAAADRLHAMIGAVSAAA
- a CDS encoding NUDIX domain-containing protein — protein: MTEAKRYRQSAGLLLFRRTAEQGVEVLLGHMGGPLWAGRDAGGWAIPKGEYGPDETPRDAARREFTEELGVPPPEGDYLPLGDVRLSSGKLVTIWAVEADLDPALTVPGTFTMEWPPHSGVEREFPELDRVAWFTPPIARNKLIVGQIPFLERLLALLAD
- a CDS encoding cation diffusion facilitator family transporter, which encodes MSRHDHDHAHEHTGAGHAGHGHDGHGHGPGGHSHGVDPDADRRWLAIALALIGGFMAVEVVIGVMAHSLALISDAAHMLTDAVSIVLALIAMRLAARPARGGFTYGLKRAEILSAQANGLTLLLLAVWLAYEAVRRLLDPPPVEGGLVLVTALAGIVVNVGAAWCISRANRSSLAVEGAYQHILNDLFAFIGTAVSGLIVLTTGFVQADAIATLVVVVLMVKAGYGLVRESGRIFLEAAPAHVDPDAVGDRLVAHVPVTEVHDLHIWTITSGQAALSAHVLVEPAGDCHAVRRELELLLAKEYGITHTTLQVDHVQDALLSVGRPGEDTGADPHCADAHGPVHREGPHAH
- a CDS encoding FHA domain-containing protein is translated as MVQRPGAATAPELVLETAMGSTEMSPGRSYRVGRDPLCEICLDDDRVSWHHAVLRPEGDHWTLEDEHSTNGTWADGHRVHEWAVGPGSELRFGSAQDGPRALLSSRTPPRAAASRPSAVADPAMTGTFRSPTSVRPLPARTTVRIGRDPGNDLVVDDLVVSRRHAELRALPDGTYEIADLGSHNGTYLNGTPVDVAPLTDGDIVGIGHSAFCLVGDQLQEYTDTGEVSLDVQDLAVAVDHGRKTLLDHVSFPVATRCLLAVVGPSGAGKSTLLGALTGLRPADHGTVLYDGRDLYRDYAELRSRIGLVPQDDILHAQLTVRRALAYAAELRFPQDTGKAERLARVDEVIGELGLGQRADQPIHSLSGGQRKRVSVALELLTKPSLLFLDEPTSGLDPGMDRSVMHMLRGLADDGRTVIVVTHSVLSLDVCDRLLVLAPGGRVAWYGPPGETLGFFGFDQWPEAFEAFENQRDRDWAGQYEASPQHRRYVTGPGRRPRAPDAAPPGPAGFAEPPPQPQSRRAQLSTLVRRYATALGADRTFLVIMVALPFVMGAMTRALAGSALTQETAINALLILCVGGVLTGAANAVRELVKERVIYQRERAVGLSRGAYLLSKVAVLGAITVAQAVVLTLVGLFGVRLVPPGSTGVFLPPLVEITLAVALLSFTAMTLGLLVSALVRKEEVTMPLLVLLAIVQVVFCGALLQLDGVPVIGQLAWLVPSRWALGAMAGTIDLGRTVPGPLTDDPLFAHSAGVWLLDVGMLAALSVLFTVLVARLLRRHEPAVMRK
- a CDS encoding serine/threonine-protein kinase — translated: MTDLGPPAGLTGTRFAGYLVEEEIGRGGMAVVYRARDLRLDRTVALKLLAPQLARNDTFRRRFTHESKVAAAIDHPHIVPVFEAGETDGILYIAMRYVAGQDLRALLDRTGPLPVDTAARIAAQVASALDAAHAHDLVHRDVKPGNVLVAEGTDSEHPEHVYLTDFGLTKKSLSLTGFTSVGQFVGTLDYVAPEQIAGKPVDGRCDVYSLGCVVHEMLTGGPPFRREDDMALLWAHQYDPPPAPSERRPELPAAVDEVLAKALAKPPGERWGSCLEFTAALRRAAAGSPRGPRERQEQGPPSPPPRWALPVFRRRERSG